GGTGCCGGTAGTTCACGTCCAGGCAGACCAGTGCGCCGGCGGCCCGGGCCGCGTCGACCGCCGCCCCCACGGCGGCACAGGGCCGCTCGCCGAGTCCGGCGGTGATGCCGGTGACGTGCAGGATCCGGGGCACTCGCGCGGGTTCCGCGAACGCCGGCGCCACATCCTTCGGGCCGAGCCGCGAGCCGGCCGAGCCGGTCCGGTAGTAGCTGACCCGGCTGATGTCGCCGATCCGGGCCTCGAACAGGATCAGCCCGGTCGGGGCGCCCGGGTCGATCCGGGCCAGGCTCAGGTCGACTCCTTCCGCGCGCAGCGTACGGCGGACCAACTCGCCCAGCTCGTCTGCGCCGGTGACGCCGATCCACCGTACCGAGTGGCCGAGCCGGGCCAGGCCGATCGCCACGTTCGACTCGGCGCCGGCGACGGAGAGCCCGACGGTACCGCCCAGCCGAAGCGGCGTGGCGGCCCGGAACGCCGCCATCGTCTCCCCTAGCGTCACCACGTCGACGCCGGAGCCGCGGTCCAACGGGGGGTTTGGGGTGAGGGCGAAGCCGGTCATGCCGCGACCGCCGCGAGGAAGTCGGCGGCCCGCCTGCGCAACGCACTCAGGTCGCCGCCGCAGGCGGCGTCGCCGAGCAGCGGTGAGCCGACCCCGACCGCGATGGCGCCCCGGTCGAGGTAGCCGCGGGCGGACTCGGCGTCCACGCCGCCGACGGGAACGAACGGGGTACGCGGGAACGGGTCGCGCAGGGCGCGCAGATAATCCGGGCCACCGAGCGAGGCGGGGAAGAGCTTGACCGCCGTCGCGCCCCCGGTGGTGGCCTGGACCACCTCGGTCGGGGTCAGCGCGCCGCCCAGCACCGGCAGCCCGAGTCGACCCGCCTCGGCGAGGCTCGGCGCCAGCGCCGGGGTTACCAGATAACTGGCACCGGCCGCGGCGGCCTGCCGGGCCTCGTCGACGCTGAGCACCGTACCGGCGCCCAGACCGTGGTCGGCGCCGAGCGCGGCGCGCGCCCGGCGCAGCA
The window above is part of the Micromonospora inositola genome. Proteins encoded here:
- a CDS encoding bifunctional 4-hydroxy-2-oxoglutarate aldolase/2-dehydro-3-deoxy-phosphogluconate aldolase translates to MNLLDTLRTHRLLAIVRSDDPDAALAAVLTLADSGVKLIEVSFTSTDALGVLRRARAALGADHGLGAGTVLSVDEARQAAAAGASYLVTPALAPSLAEAGRLGLPVLGGALTPTEVVQATTGGATAVKLFPASLGGPDYLRALRDPFPRTPFVPVGGVDAESARGYLDRGAIAVGVGSPLLGDAACGGDLSALRRRAADFLAAVAA
- a CDS encoding sugar kinase yields the protein MTGFALTPNPPLDRGSGVDVVTLGETMAAFRAATPLRLGGTVGLSVAGAESNVAIGLARLGHSVRWIGVTGADELGELVRRTLRAEGVDLSLARIDPGAPTGLILFEARIGDISRVSYYRTGSAGSRLGPKDVAPAFAEPARVPRILHVTGITAGLGERPCAAVGAAVDAARAAGALVCLDVNYRHRLWPVDRAALALRPLLPSVDLLVASDDELSVLSDDPDPVTALRAAGVSEVVVKHGGQGATMHTAQGSLHRPARTVPVVDAVGAGDAFVAGLLSATLDQLDVSGRLDRAVTTGAFAVASSGDWEGLPNRAELSLLDHAPGTAVR